A single Aulosira sp. FACHB-615 DNA region contains:
- a CDS encoding DUF4336 domain-containing protein, which produces MYLSNNPKDWSWPFWPVVPFYPYNQRRTLCQEIVKDTIWTFDQVHGILYTIVPIRMTVVKLTGGGLLVYAPVAATKECVRMVQELVAKHGEVKYIILPTSSGLEHKVFVGPFARNFPQAQVFVAPHQWSFPFNLPLSWLGFPQQRTQELPEDASLAPFADDFEYEVLDINLGRGSFGEVALFHKRSHTLLLTDTIISISENPPAILQLDPYPLLFHARENALQPIEDNATNRRQGWQRIALFAIYFRPSALDITGLGESFREAWQAPDHSRKAYFGLYPFRWQANWQQSFYALSGNGRPFVAPILQTLILPQAPQQVIDWANKVAKWNFHQIISCHFDAPIATTPQQFRQAFSFLEKQPSVSAESQPWLEKDCQFIKELEANLLKQGIATPPKEKV; this is translated from the coding sequence ATGTATCTCAGCAACAACCCAAAAGATTGGTCATGGCCGTTTTGGCCTGTTGTTCCCTTTTATCCCTACAACCAACGGCGGACACTTTGCCAAGAAATTGTGAAAGATACAATTTGGACATTCGACCAAGTGCATGGCATTCTCTATACTATTGTGCCGATTCGGATGACTGTGGTGAAGCTGACAGGTGGTGGTTTGTTGGTTTATGCACCTGTAGCAGCAACTAAAGAATGTGTGCGAATGGTGCAGGAATTGGTAGCAAAACATGGTGAGGTGAAGTACATTATTTTACCAACCAGTTCTGGTCTTGAACACAAAGTTTTTGTCGGCCCCTTTGCCAGAAACTTTCCGCAAGCGCAGGTGTTTGTTGCACCTCATCAATGGAGTTTTCCGTTCAACTTACCACTTAGTTGGTTAGGGTTTCCCCAACAACGAACTCAGGAACTACCAGAAGATGCGAGTCTTGCGCCGTTTGCCGATGATTTTGAGTATGAGGTGTTGGATATTAACTTGGGACGAGGTTCATTTGGGGAAGTGGCTTTGTTTCACAAGCGATCGCACACCCTACTGTTAACCGATACAATCATCTCTATCTCGGAAAATCCTCCGGCTATCTTGCAATTAGACCCATACCCCTTACTATTTCACGCCAGGGAAAATGCCCTCCAACCCATTGAAGATAACGCCACAAACCGCCGTCAAGGATGGCAGCGTATTGCCTTATTTGCGATTTATTTCCGTCCCAGTGCATTAGATATCACTGGACTCGGTGAAAGTTTCCGCGAAGCTTGGCAAGCGCCAGACCATTCAAGAAAAGCATATTTCGGCTTATATCCATTTCGTTGGCAAGCCAATTGGCAACAGTCATTTTACGCCCTGAGTGGTAATGGTCGTCCATTTGTCGCCCCAATTTTGCAAACTCTTATTCTGCCCCAAGCACCACAACAAGTCATCGACTGGGCTAACAAAGTTGCCAAATGGAATTTTCACCAAATTATTTCTTGTCATTTTGATGCGCCTATTGCTACCACTCCCCAGCAATTCCGCCAAGCATTTAGTTTCTTAGAAAAGCAGCCATCGGTAAGTGCAGAAAGTCAACCTTGGTTAGAAAAAGACTGTCAATTCATCAAAGAACTAGAAGCAAATTTACTCAAGCAGGGTATCGCTACTCCTCCCAAAGAGAAGGTGTAA